The stretch of DNA tttgggggggcctgggggaaggtggaagatgcttggggggggcctgggggaaggtggaagatgcttgggggagccctgggggaaggtggaggatgtttggggggggcctgggggaaggtggaagatgtttggggggggcctgggggaaggtggaggatgtttgggggggcctgggggaaggtggaagatgcttgggggggcctgggggatggtggaagatgcttgggggggcccctgaAGAAAGCAacaggatgcttgggggaccctggaagaagcaggaggattctgtggggtgggggggggtggtgggggggagcggcaagaagcagcggagagcgggccattgtatggggacactgggggaggaccaccaatgttttagggggccctgggcaggctagcaatgttttagtggcactggcactaatgcaaaacgtaatccttggccacaactgttttaggggggccctggctaccaaggttttagtgggccctcgctaccaatgcctgtgtgtcccttgtattgatgggaggggccattgggggtgtgggaggggccattgggggcttgggtgggtggggcccagaaaattttgttgtgaggggccccgtgatttctgatggcggccctggtaacTGCTACAATAATTTCTTAGTTATCAGTTTTCCACATACTTCTTGTGTGGCCACCATTATCTATCGTTTCATGGCTGGATGAGAAGCTGCCACTTTCTCTCCTGAAACAAATGTGCATAATGCACAATTGCGAGATTTTATCTGCCTTGATGTGCAGAACCAAAGATAGTATTTTTACAGAAACTTTATCAGCCCGATAAAGTCACGTGTCTCATGACAAAATGCATCAGGCGTAGTGAAGCACAAACCTAATAAGGAGCCGCATTTGAGTTCCGAGACGCTCAGATCTTTTTCTCTGCTAagattttctctgcaataatttaGGCTAAAACTGCAGGGATATTAATTTGAATTAAGATCCAGGAGTGAGGAATGTGAAATTCTAGGGGGTTTACCCTAAAAATGAGCAGCAAAATCATATTGTTTGTTAATTGGGGAAGTAGAGACTGCATGGCTAAACCATTTACTAAATAAGATTAACAAAGGTGAGTGTTCCTATGTTTAGGTACTGTGGATATAGTATACATAAAGTGGGGAATGTATACTATTACTATTCCATTCTCAGCACTCTggttctcttagggctctggcacacggggagattagtcacccgcgacaaatatccctgttcgcgggcgactaatctccccgaaatgccatcccaccagcgaaaatgtaaatcgccgttgggatggcatacgcggcggcgcgatttcagtgaaatctaatctccccgtgtgccagagcccttactgcttTGTGTCAGTATTGTGAAAAAGCATTGTCTCTAAGCAAATGGAACAAACCATTGTTTCTGACCAATCAGAAATCTTAACCGTGACTCCTGTATGAAGAGAGAGAGATTGCTGAGAGGGTGGATAGTGATAAATAACTTGatcatttcagaaacagtacacaTTTTGAAATTAATCTTTTTAAGAAAGTTGCCACAAGACGAAGCTCATATTAAACTAAATCGAGCTCAAAAGACAAACAATTTTACAGCTCATGTAtcaatttaaatatgcaaattaggattccaATTCAATTGAAATTCGGTTGAATGGTTTTTGGAAGGTTTGGTATTTAGCTGAATCCAAAAGTTactgatttggtgcatctctagaaGCAACAATCTCCCATCTTAATGCTGCCTTACCCCACAGTACTGGCTGTCGTTGAAGATCTGAGGAGGCAGTGAGTTGCCACTTGTTGGCCGGCAATGCTCAGGAATATTCTCTCTCATCCACTTTCGATTCTCCTCATTGGCAGCAATGTCTTTCTCCTCAAATTCAATTTTAACGGCATGTAAAAACCCTAGGACATCTTGCTGTTTCTTCTTAATctagaaaaatacacaaaaacacacTTTACCTCTTGCTCAATTTTTCAAATAAGCTATGTCATGAAGTGTCAAGAAAATATCTTCACTTGTTTATTAAAAGTAATAATGTGCAGGCTATAATTTTATGAAGACAAGAAAATCTTGTGGCACAGCGTTACCTTACCATGCTacttaaatacatacagtataagttAACTATTAAGTTAGGGTGTATTCATGTTTCCAGAACAAAGAAGTCTCCCGCCTATTAGTTGTTCTTTGCttattcataaaataaatatttatgggtGTCTTAAGTATATAAATGGTtatgaaacccaaaatatttaGCAATGAAATATCAGCAACGAGACAGAAAGAATGGTTGGTAACTAATAATATTGAACTAATTTACAGGACATTACAGCtcaacggggcagggacctcatttcTAATGTGTCTCATACACATGCTACATAATcattgtgtatttatacttattatatcttattataacacttgtcttcccagtgtgtaattttatatattgtaatattgtagAGAACTGCGTATCCTtgtatcgctttataaataatgttatatatacCTACAAGTTAAACGGGAGAACACATTGCTAAAAAGGTAAAGCAGTCACAGCTGTTGCCCTGTGTATATTTCTGATGGGCCCTTAGCAGTTAATCCAAGTACTTGTTTGCATAGTACTTTCTAACCAATATTCCTGGCTTTGATATAACACAAATGAAGATCATAGCCTACTATCATAAGAAAAGTAgaaaaacaaagaatattttcagGGGAATACACTACCATTGCATTTGTATATGACCCCCTTATTTCTCACAGAGCTTTCCGCTGTAGCACAAGTACTCCTCAAATCTTACCTCAAATCtgaatacttaaaaaaataaaacctttgcTTTGAGCCTTTAAGCTGTAACCCAACACACCAGTATGTCATGGAGCTTATCTGACTGCAAACCTTTCAAGATTCAACATTCGAGTGTAATGTCTTATAGACAATGCAATTTTTGGTTCAGTTTTTTTCCACaacttaattacattttaaattattgtttaacTGAGATAATCCTCTAGCCAGTAAAGTTTTACATTGTCAGATTCATTCATTCACTGTGGTTTTCATTTATATGAGCATTATAACTTGCACAGAAAACCCATGACTTCCCCAAGTGATTTATTACTGGTGCTATAATGCCCACTAAAATGGATTACTGGTTCCATTAGacaaaaggggcagatttataaaaatgtgagtttacagcttaatacaaaaaaaactttgttctattcattcctatggtatttctagaagtgtatttatcaatgggtgaaatttagaactcaccatgtgataaatatgattctaaaaatcccataggaatgactagaacgtgggtgagtttttatgtattaagctgtaaacttatattttgataaatcgggCCCTCAATATGTATCAGATACGGACAGAGAGATCTGCTGATCTCTCAGATTTATTGGCTCTTTGGAAAGATGTAATATCAGTTACACATTCACTTCTGGAAAGACTGTAAACAAAGTGATATTTTGTTACTTGTCTGtgggtataataataataatagcagcattctaaaatgtttcgccagtgggaggttttttttttttgcagatcaaAAGGCCTTTGTTTGTGCCTGCCTAACACAAAGTGCAAGCacttattttgttattgtttaacACAATTTCATTAAAATTAAGCACTTCTCAAAACTTAATTTGGTCAACTTCGCTTAGTACTATACAAGAATGATTCAAGTTAAATTCAAAACTGACAAAACTAAAAGACATTTTGTGAGAGGGTTTTGTTTAATGTGTGCAGAGCTTCTGTGATTAAATGTCTGGGCCATTTATAATCAGTGAATACACTATAAAGTgctgctatacaggtatgggacctgttatccagaatgcttgggacctggggttttctggataagggatctttctctaatttggatctccataccttaagtctgctaaaaaataatttaaacattaattaaacccaataggattgttttgcctccaataaggattaattatatcttagttgggataaagtacaaggtactgttgtattagtacagagaaaagggaaatcatttttaaaaattagaattatttgcttataatggagtctatgggagacggcctttctgtaatttggaactttctggataatgggtttccggataatggatcccatacctgtactacttaaaCATGACTTAAACATGACTCAGGATACTGTGCACTCAACCATTTAACAGCATATAGGAGGTTATCTGACCAAATAAACAGCTATGCGGCACATGGTTCACATAATGCTCTAACTGAAATGTAAATGCTCAAATGTTATACTGTATGAACAGTATCCCTGTATAGCATTATCTTTCATGACCATTGCTTTGATCTGGATATTTTTGCCTTCCTGAAATAGAGTGGCTAAAAATGGATTCTGAGGATAGACAGCATAAACCAATCGGAATATTTattcataaataattaaaaaaattattaaattgaAGTGAATAAAAATGTAGTTTGaactttttaatatttgtagtgATATTATGTGCCCAATTTAAACCCTCTTTCTGCAACTGTTAGTTTAGTAGACCTTTCTCATGTTCCTGCTTCTGTTGGCTCTGCAAGACATTAAGAAGTAACTGGTGGGATGCTGATGTGGAGCAATCACTGCACGTGGTCTGCAGAAGAAGCAGAACATATAAATGTATGACATTAAATATCCCTGCTCCAGATGAATGCCTCACTGCATTTTCAAGCCTTTATGGATGTTATTGAGAAGACTGATTCTTAGCCAATACACCATAAACTATAAGCACTTTGTGACAGCTCAGCAGGAGAACAGTCCATAGCTATGCAGCAGATTGTTCCATGGAAATTGATTGGATGACTGAATGACTGAAGCTGGCCTTGCATGGATGACTGAGTTTCACTAAAAATATTTAAGTTGATTATCAAGGGGCTCTGTCTATGAAGGAAGATAAATATCACTCTATCTACATCCATGTCCTGTCAGATACTCAACTCAAGAATTAACATGCAGATCTTCTGGTGTGTTAGTATAATATCTCCAAAAGTAGCACATGAATATGATGCATGATATAAATCCCATAAAGCAGTAATGTTTGCACCAGGGATGTAAATGTGATATTCATACCTATTTCACACAAATACCAGTAGAGTTAAACTCAAAATAACATTTCCCATTcaactgaaatataattatatacaacATCTGTAAGTtgactatttttcttttacaactTGGCTGTGTTTATTTAAACAGATGTGATGGTCATAGACAAGCTGCATACAATCTAAGTAACAATCAagataaaacatgtttatttgtgcttagaaataaaaacaatatggaaCCTATTTGCCCTAGTTAGATATTTCAATTACTAATTTTGTTTACACAGTTCCTGGTATTCATGCTACTTTTTCATTTGTAATACCTCAAAGATTCTTCCCTTTTATTCTCAATATAAATAAACTCCACTGGCACTCCACTGCTCTCTTACAAAAATGAACCTGTTCATGTAGCATGGTTGCATGTAGCGAACAAAGTATTGTCCGACCCTAATCCGTCCAGACCtaactacatagttacatagttttttgtttttttttaaaatttttacatagttacatagggttgaaaaaagaccagagtccatcaagttcaacccttccaagtaaactcagcacacacaacctatacttaccaatccgtacactcacaaactatatatacaactactgatactaactgtagatattagtatcacaatagccttggatactatgcttgttcaagaactcatccaggccctcttaaaggcattaacagaatctgccattaccacatcactaggaagggcattccacaacctcactgccctcactgtgaaaaaccacctacgctgcttcaaatggaagctccgttcctctaatctaaaggggtggcctctagtgcattgatcatttttatgggaaaaaagaacaccccctatctgcctataatcccctctaatgtacttgtacagagtaatcatgtcccttgcaagtgcctcttttccagagaaaacaaccccaaccgtgacagtctaacctcgtggcttaaatcttccatccccttaaccagtttagttgcacgtatctgcactctctccagctcattaatatccttcttaaggactggagcccaaaactgcactgcatactcaaggtgaggccttaccggagacctataaagtggcaaaattatgctttcatcccttgagtcaatgcccttttttatataagacagcactttatttgctttagtaccacagaatgacactgcctggaattagacaacttgttatctactaaaacccctagatccttctccattaaggatacccccaacaaactatcattcagtagatagtttgcgtttatattactGGTATTTCTACCaatgtgcataactttgcacttgtccacattgaacctcattctCCAGTTTGCTGGAATACTGATCCAATGCACAAAGCTGTCCTCACTTTGTCTACCTGTGCCCAAAACACCAACTGCAGATGTGACCATGAGAAGCAGATAGGGCAAGCAGGTGTACATGATGAAAGTTGTCGGCTGGAGCAGAATGATTTAGGCCAGCTACCCACTAGAAAAGTGGTATGCTTGGCTAAATCCATGGATTCTGTGGGTTTTGTGACAGCCAATGCAAAACTACTGCAAAGCCCCTCACTCATCTGCTCcacactacatttcttcacttgtGTCCCGGTACATCCCTGGTCTTCTCACACTATACCCATCCCCTGCCATCtctcaccttaaacctttctttcTAGCTGTTTCTTAACTTTGGGAACTGAATTACACTCTAAGGAACACACTCTcagcctctttaaaaaaaatctcctaATCCATTTTTTTGGAGCAGAACAATaactggttcaagaataacatttaagaGCAAATATCTAATCCTTTCTGCATAGAAGCAGTTTTAACCTTCTACTTCAGTTTGTTTGTTATCTACCCACGTTgacattaaaagagaaggaaaggctaataaagagttaatctcaagttgcaggcataccttcagttttctcaatattgcccttaagtctccccatatttctcccgttcagacgaccagaagcctcataggaaaaaaaaacgctgagctatgtaaagaaaattcccataatgccacttTCCTGCACCAAGGCCAAGACCggagtacatgctcagttagtaagactatgaggaagctccctgctgattggctcagatcacacatttatAAGGGGAAGAGGgattttttagcattcttgagggaggggggagcaggagaggggagagaggagagagctgcgtgtctctggcacaggaaaaaaaaacagacaagaaatcctatgttcaTTTTGAAAGAGAACTCGGTGCAGCAGTGcctatggctatatttacatagacctttctgataaagcttacatagtttaaagctctcctttaagctctacagggcagggaccaaTTCTATCTATGTCTCTTAGCAGGAATTTATTctctgtaaatatgtatattaattTACTGCAATATTTGCTATACATGCAATGTAATTGTTCTCCTCCAGATTGGAAAAATGTACAGTGCAGCAGAGTAACTAGTAGttctataaaaataatgttaaacatacatgcatatatgtatacatgtttAAAATGCATCATAGCAGAACCTTTGGTATTTATAGCTGCAAAATGTAAGGCTGGGTAGCCGTAATACATTTAAGCAGCTGAAGTACAGCAAACAAAACAACTAAAATTGTTCTAATATAAATGTCAGATGTATTATAATGACACAGGACTAACTATACCAATCAGAAAATAATTCAGTTTGTTGCTGGCTTGTGGCCGCCCCCAGTTTGCCTTAGTGATGGCTTACGAGGGAAATATACaatgaaaatcaaaataaagaaatataatttatttcaaATGCTAATAGTCTGTGGGGAATAAAAAATGAATCACTCTGttaatctgtaaaataaatgcaGATTAATGCAGAACAATGCATTATTAAAGAGGAAAGTTTTTCCCAAAGAATCTCGATGTAATTCTCTTTGAGGAAATTACCGGAGAAGCCTTTCCATATACGGCAATGTACATCCCCTCCCCCAGTATCAAGCCTTCGTGAGGCAGACAGGCAAAGTAGCACCAAATATGGAGAAGTAGTTAAGCTACTCTGCTGGGTGGCAGTGCAACCTCCAGATCAGCTTCTCTGAAAACCTTCTGCATGTGATTCACACAGCACGGAAAAGAGAACAACATTTTCAAACATCTTTAGTTTCACGCCTGTTGCATGTTCCTTATGGATCTAGTCTGGGGGCTGTGGCTTCAGTATACCTGTAGGCTAGGGTGTGCATAATTATGCAGAATGCTGAAGCAGTGCACATAGCTGGATGTATGCAGAGACTAACCATGCATGTCAAACTGCTGTACCTGCTTGGTGTGCGCCAGCCTTAGGGTAATTAGTGCACTGTGCAACACTGTGTACTAAACAACCAACAACAAAAGTGTCCAAAGTACAGTTCTCTACTGTACTACCTGTGTGAAAGCTGGctacatattacatattttagcatgagctaaaaaataaaaaacagatgtgCTTCAATTGTTTATATAGTAGCATAATGGCCAATCTGAAGCTTTCACTTCTGTATGGCACCCTGTGCAACCACACAAGTTGCACACACCGACGGCTGGTCATGGCAAAGATGACATATGTGGCTTACATATGTGGCTGAGCTGAGTGATGTTGGGGCGAACTGTATATATTTAAGGAAAGCTTCCAAAAAAGCATGTCACACACTAAAAAGGTATATACATCTGTTTATGCCAGGGCCATAGCGACTGATATGGTTCAAATCCTGCCCAATACTGTCTGAAGGTGCATTTAGGCCTTCTcaatttgggctgggggggtccatattatggaaagagcagataattatttatatagtgttaacATGTATTTTTCATGCAGCATGGAAGTACTGCACTGTGGCCAGCATGGGGATGTCCAatgctattgtgatcttaagatctataGGTAGTATAgctattggtatatatataaacagttatatatgtgagtgcatagataggactgtatatagttacatagttacatagttacatagggttgaaaaaagaccattgtccatcaagttcaacccatccgagtaaacccagcacacaacctatactaaccaatctatacactcacatacataaactatatatatacaaccagtaatactaactgtagatattagtatcacaatagccctggatattctgcttgttcaaaaactcatccaggcccctcttaaaggcattaacagagtctgccattaccacatcactaggaagggcattccacaacctcactgccctcaccgtgaaaaaccacctatgctgcttcaaatggaagctctgttcctctaatctataggggtgacctctggtgcgctgattgtttttatgggaaaaaagaacatcccccaactgcctataatcccctctaatgtacttgtacagagtaatcatgtcccctcgcaagcgcctcttttccagagaaaacaaccccaacctcgacagtctaacctcatagcttaaatcttccatcccctttaccagtttagttgcacgtctctgcactctctccagctcattaatatccttcttaaggactggagcccaaaactacactgcatactcaaggtgaggccttaccagggacctataaagcggcaaaaatatgttctcatcccttgagtcaatgcccttttttatacaagacagcactttatttgctgtagtagccacagaatgacactgcctggaattggacaacttgtgatctacaaaaacccctagatccttctccattaaggaaacccccaacacactaccattcagtagatagtttgcgtttatattattcctaccaaagtgcataactttgcacttgtcaacattgaacctcattttccagtttgctgcccagttttccaattttgtcaaatcgctctgcaaagcggcagcatcctgcatggaacttatagttttgcacaatttagtgtcatcagcaaaaatagaaacagtactgtctatgtccacctccaggtcattaataaacaagttaaaaagcaaaggaccaaggactgacccctgcggtactccactaaccacactggcccaattagaaaatattccatttaccaccactctttgtactctatccttcagccagttttctatccaattacaaatattatgttctaggccaatattcctcaatttgatcattaaccttctgtgaggtactgtatcaaacgctttagcaaaatctaagtagatgacatcaactgccattccagcatcaaggttcctgctcacctcctcataaaaggcaactaaattagtctggcaagatctgttacgcataaaaccatgctggcacaaactaatagtattgtgaactgcaatgtattcaactatcctatcccttattaccccttccagaagctttcctactactgatgtcagactaacaggcctatagttttcaggctgagaacgagatccctttttaaataatggcaccacattagcaatccgccaggaggcttggcaatcacagcgctcagctcatttaataccctgggatgaatcccatccggtcctggacctttgtttacctttacatgttcaagtctcttttgaatttcctcctgagtgacccacgcgtcagtagagatgtagcgaacctcacaaaaattttaaagttgtttaaagggtgccacgacctggacagtggcatgcaggagggggatcaagggcaaaaatttctctgaaaaatactttgttgacacagcattgcgttttgtgctgtaaagggcagaaatcacactacatttctaaacttgtgtaataaactgctttaaaacgtccggcgtctacatgccaatcaagttgtgtaaaggttacag from Xenopus tropicalis strain Nigerian chromosome 8, UCB_Xtro_10.0, whole genome shotgun sequence encodes:
- the sh3bgrl gene encoding SH3 domain-binding glutamic acid-rich-like protein translates to MVIRVYIATSSGSTSIKKKQQDVLGFLHAVKIEFEEKDIAANEENRKWMRENIPEHCRPTSGNSLPPQIFNDSQYCGDYDAFFEARENNAVYAFLGLTAPPGSKEAEALAKKNAESS